The Pseudokineococcus lusitanus genome includes the window CCCGGGAGGGGCGGGGGTCAGGTGCCGGGGCGGGCCCGGTCGAGCAGGCGGGACAGCACGATGACCGACTCGGTCGCGGCGACGTCCAGCTCGTCCCGCACGCGCTCCAGGGCCCGCTCGAGGTGCTGGACGTCCGCGGCGAGCAGCCGCAGGAGCGCGTCCGCGCGGCCCGTCACGGTGACGGCCTCGACGACCTCGGGGATCTCCACGAGGCGGCGGCGCAGCTCGGCCGGCGCGACGGGCCCGTCGCAGCGGACCTCCACGTAGGCCTCGGTCCGCCACCCCAGCGCCGCGGGGTCGACGACGGCCGTGAAGCCACGGAGCGCCCCGCTCTCCACCAGGCGGTCCACCCGCCGTTTCACCGCGGACGCCGAGAGCCCCACGGCGTCGCCCACCTGGGCGAAGGTCGCCCGGCCGTCCCGGACGAGGTGGCGCAGCACCTTCTCGTCGAGCTCGTCCACGGGCTCCTCCTCGCGCAACGGATCGTCGTCGTGGGCACCGTAGACGCACGAGACCCGCGTCTGTGCGCAGGGCGGCGGCGTTGTGCCGTACGGCGCCACGCTCCTACCGTCCGGCTGGACGGTCCGGTCCCGCGGTCGTCCCCTCCGCGGCGCCCCGGCGCCCCGAGCCCAGGAGCGCCGTCCGTGACGCAGACCTCCGCCGAGCCCGCCGGCGTCGGCACCCCGCCGGTCGTCCCGGCGCCCCGTCCCGCCCCGATCGCGGGGACCGTCCGCGTGGCCCGGCGGCGGCGGTACGTGATGTGCCGGCCGGAGCACTTCGCCGTCCGGTACGCCATCAACCCGTGGATGGACGTCGACGTCCCCGTGGACCGCGCGCTCGCCCTGCGGCAGTGGGAGGAGCTGCGCCGCACCTACGTGTCCCTCGGCCACGAGGTGCTGCTGCTGCCGCCGGAGCCCGGCCTGCCGGACATGGTCTTCGCGGCGAACGGCGCCGTGGTCGTCGGCGACCGGGCGCTGGGCGCCCGCTTCGCCCACGCCGAGCGCGCGGCCGAGGCAGGCCACCACCGGGCCTGGCTGAGCGCGCACGGCGTCGCCGTCGAGACGCCCGAGCACGTCGGCGAGGGCGAGGGCGACCTCCTCGTCGTCGGTCGGACGCTGCTGGCGGGCACCGGTTTCCGCACGGCACCCGCCGCCCACGAGGAGGCCGCGCGGACGCTCGGGCTGCCGGTGGTGCCCCTGCGGCTCGTGGACCCGCGGTACTACCACCTCGACACGGCGCTGGCCGTGCTCGGCGACGACGACGTCGCCTACCTCCCGGAGGCCTTCGACGCCGAGGGCGTCGCCACGCTGCGACGCCTCTTCCCCGACGCGCTCGAGGTCGCCGCGGACGAGGCGGCGCTGCTCGCCCTCAACGCCGTCTCGGACGGGCGCCACGTCGTGCTGCCGGCCGCGGCCGTCCGGACGGCGGACGCCCTGGCCGCCCGCGGCTACTCCCCCGTCCCCGTCGACCTGTCGGAGCTGCTCAAGGCCGGGGGCTCGGTCAAGTGCTGCACGCTGGAGCTGCACGCCCGTCCGGCCTGAGGGGTCCGGGACGACGACGTCCCACGCCCCCCGCCGTCGTGCGGCGGGGGGCGTGGGACGGGTCAGCGGGCTCGCCGTGGTCAGCGGGCGTCGGTGCCGTGGTCGTAGTCGGTCTGGTCGTGGTCGTCGCCCTCGATCTCCTTGGCGAGCAGGCCGGAGCCGAGGGCCCACAGCGCCGCGCCGACGATCGCCACGTAGACGCCGATCTGCGCCGACAGGTCGTCGCCGCGCTCGAGCCCGCCCATGGGGTTGAAGGAGAAGGCCACCGCCTGGACCGTCACCGCGAGGGCGACGGCCATGGACACGAGCGTGAGGCCGCGGTGCTGGCCGTGGTCGGAGCGCCCACGGGCGTAGACCATCGCGAGGAGCAGGCCCAGGCCGAGGTAGGCCATGAAGGGCACGAGGGAGTCGGTCTCGTAGCCCGTGCGGCGGGGCTCCTCGTCGGCGCCCAGGCCGACCCAGTTCATGAACGGCGAGACGTTGAGGACGACGACGCCCAGCGCCGCGACGGCCAGGCCCGTGGACTTGGCCTTGCGGGGCGTGCTGGGGGCCGGGCGGGAGCTGCGGGGTGCCGTGCCGGAGGCGGCGCGGTCGGTCGAGTTGGCGTTCGCCATGGGGATGTCCTTGTCGGGAGTGGCGCTGGTGCGCGCCGTCGAGGGTGCGGCGACCGCGGGTGCGCGGGCAGCACTGGAGCCAGGAGGTCTGGGGCGGGAGCGACCAGGGCCGGTCGACCGCACGGGGCGGGACCACGGCTCTCCTGCGTCGTCTGTCTACAACGTAGGCTCCGCTGTAGACGGTAGGGGCGGTCGGGGGATGGTGCAACACGGGCGGACGCGGCACGCGCGCCGGCCCGACGACGGGACGCGGAGGAGGCGGTGCACGTGGTGGTCGACGACCCCGTGGCGGCGGACGGTGACGCCCGTCGAGGGGGGCGTGCCGGGGCGAGGGGCGAGCGGCGGCCGACGTCGCGCCGCCCCGCGTCCGGGCGCCGGGGCGCGCTGGACCGCGAGCGCGTCGTGCGGACCGCCCTGGCCGTGGTCGACGCGGAGGGCCTGGACGCGCTGACGATGCGGCGCCTCGGGGCCGAGCTGGGCTGCGACCCCATGGCGGTCTACCGGCACACGCCCAACCGCGACGCCGTGCTCGACGGCATCGCCGAGCTCGTCGTGGAGCAGCTCGCGACGCCGGCCGGGTCCGGCGACTGGCAGGAGGACCTCCGCGCGTCGGCCCACGCCTTCCGCGCCCTCGCCCTGGCGCACCCGCACGTCGCCCCGCTCGTCATCACCCGCCCGCTGTCCACCCCCATCGGGCTGCGCCCGCTCGGCACCCTCCGCCCGTTGGAGCGAACCCTCGCGCTGCTGGAGGACGCCGGCTTCGCGCCGGAGGACGCCCTGCACGTCTACCGCGCCGTCACGTCCTTCGTCGCCGGCCACGTCCTCACCGAGCTCCAGGAGCTCGTCGTGGACCCCGAGGAGACCGACGACCTGCTGCGCCTCGGGCTCTACCGCCTGCCCCCCGGCGAGTTCCCCCGCACCCGGGCCCTGGCCGGCGCCCTGGCGCGCTACGACGGCGGCGCCGAGCTCGACCAGGGCCTGGACGTCCTGCTGTCCGGGCTGCGGGCGCAGCTGCTCGGCTGACGCCGTCGCGCGGCGGCGACGCCTCAGCCGGCGGCGTGCACGTCGGGGTCCGGGGCCGCGCGGTCGAGGCCCTCGGGGGCCTCCGCCGTGCCGAGGACGACCCGACGGCCCGCGGAGATCTCGGACGCGGAGGCCCGCATCCACGAGGGCGGCTGGTCCGGCAGGTGCGCCGCGACGAGCGCCCGCTGCAGGGCCGCCACGACGTCGACGGGGCGGGCCCCGCGGTGCGTCGCCGTGGTCGCGGTCACCACCCCCTGGAGCCGGTGCTGGAGGTCGAGCAGCGACTCCGGGTGCGTCTCGGTCACCCGTGCCGCCGACCGAGCGCCGTGCGGACGAGGCCGCGCGACTGCTCCTCCGGCTTCTGCTGCTCGCCCTGCTGCGCCGTGAGGGCGACCAGCGCACCGGTCAGCGCCGGCGTCACCCACTGCCAGACCCGCAGCTGCTGCAGGAGCGTGGCGACGTCGCCCGGCGTCGACGGGAGCGGCACGACGCCGTCGCGCGTGGGGACGGGCCCCACCGCCGCGGTGCGGGCGCCGAGGGCGCCCGTCCGCGCGGCCGCCAGGAGGGCCGCACCGGTGAGGACGAGCTTGGCGTTGGTGTTCGCCCGCACCCCCTGCTGGGCCGCGACGCGGCCGCGGTTGCGGTAGAGGATCACCGCGCCGCCGAGCAGGTGGGCGCCGATGGCGGCCGCCTGGACGGGGGCCCACCGGGCCCAGCCCTCGGTCGCGACGGGGAGCCGGTCGGTGGGGTCGCCCACGCGGCGGGAGGCCCCGTTGAGGCCGACGGCCCCCATGAGGGAGCCGCCGAACCAGACGGCCAGCCCGGCGTCGTGCAGGGTCCGGACCACGGTGCTGCGCGGGGTGGTGGTGCTCGTCGAGGGCATGTCGGCTCCGGGGGAGGTGGCGCGGCGCGGGTGCCCGACGCCGGCGGGGGGACGACGGCACGGGTCGCGCCGTCGGTGCGGGAGCGGTCCCCGGGAGGGCGCACCGGCAGGCGGCGTCCCGTCGGGGGCCGCGGGGCTCACGCGGGGGTCCGTCGGTCCCGCTGCCGCGGGAGGGCGGCGCGGGTCCCGGCCGGTCCGTCCCGGTGGGGGTCGCGGTGGCCCGCGGGGGCGTCGGTGCCGTCGGAGGGCGACCGTCCGGCGGGGATCCCGGGCAGGCCGGGGAGCGCGGGGTCGGTGCTGGTCATGAGGTCCCGTCGGCGAGCACGTCGAGGTCGGGCGGACGTGCGGCCGGGACCGGGGCAGCACGTCGATGCTCGCAGACCTGCGCCGGTGCCGCGCGGCCGGCGCGGGCCCCGGGGACGGCAGAGGGGCAGGTCGCCGTCGGCGACCTGCCCCTCTGCCTCGTGCTGCGCGCGCTCAGTCGCGCGTGAGCCGGCGGTACGTCACACGGTGCGGGCGGGCCGCGTCCGGGCCGAGGCGCTCGACCTTGTTCGCCTCGTAGGCGTCGAAGTTGCCCTCGAACCAGTACCAGCTCGACGGGTTCTCCGGCGTGCCCTCGTAGGCGAGGATGTGGGTGCAGACCCGGTCCAGGAACCACCGGTCGTGGGAGATGACCACGGCGCAGCCGGGGAACTCCAGCAGCGCGTTCTCGAGGCTGCCGAGGGTCTCGACGTCGAGGTCGTTCGTCGGCTCGTCGAGGAGCAGCAGGTTGCCGCCCTCCTTGAGCGTCATGGCGAGGTTGAGGCGGTTGCGCTCGCCGCCGGACAGGACGTCGGCCGGCTTCTGCTGGTCCG containing:
- a CDS encoding Lrp/AsnC family transcriptional regulator, with protein sequence MDELDEKVLRHLVRDGRATFAQVGDAVGLSASAVKRRVDRLVESGALRGFTAVVDPAALGWRTEAYVEVRCDGPVAPAELRRRLVEIPEVVEAVTVTGRADALLRLLAADVQHLERALERVRDELDVAATESVIVLSRLLDRARPGT
- the ddaH gene encoding dimethylargininase — its product is MAGTVRVARRRRYVMCRPEHFAVRYAINPWMDVDVPVDRALALRQWEELRRTYVSLGHEVLLLPPEPGLPDMVFAANGAVVVGDRALGARFAHAERAAEAGHHRAWLSAHGVAVETPEHVGEGEGDLLVVGRTLLAGTGFRTAPAAHEEAARTLGLPVVPLRLVDPRYYHLDTALAVLGDDDVAYLPEAFDAEGVATLRRLFPDALEVAADEAALLALNAVSDGRHVVLPAAAVRTADALAARGYSPVPVDLSELLKAGGSVKCCTLELHARPA
- a CDS encoding TetR/AcrR family transcriptional regulator C-terminal domain-containing protein; translation: MRTALAVVDAEGLDALTMRRLGAELGCDPMAVYRHTPNRDAVLDGIAELVVEQLATPAGSGDWQEDLRASAHAFRALALAHPHVAPLVITRPLSTPIGLRPLGTLRPLERTLALLEDAGFAPEDALHVYRAVTSFVAGHVLTELQELVVDPEETDDLLRLGLYRLPPGEFPRTRALAGALARYDGGAELDQGLDVLLSGLRAQLLG